The sequence below is a genomic window from Cryobacterium arcticum.
GCCAGAGTGAGGGTGCCGGCATCCGGCTGCAGGTCACCGGTGAGGATCTTGAGCAGGGTGGACTTGCCGGCGCCGTTCTCCCCCATCAGCGCGGTGACCTCGCCGGCGCGCAGTTCGAGTTGCACGCCCTGCAGCGCGCGCACCGGGCCGAAGCTCTTCTCGATGCCCGCGGCGCTGAGCATCACGGTGCCGGGCGGTGCCGGGTCGATGCCGGATGCCGCCGGTGCAGGTGTCTTGACCATGGCTGGATGTGCCTTTCGGGTAGCCGGGTGGCTGAGGTGCGGGGAAAGCCGGGGTGAAACGGGGGTGAAGCGACGAGCGCGGGGCGGGGGCGACGGATCGTCCCCGCCCCGTGACTCACATACGGTTGCTCAATCGAGCGGAGCAGGTCGGCCTAGGTGCAGACCACGCCCTTCTCTTCCCAGTTGTCGGCGTTCACGATCTCGGTGTTGGCGATCGACACGGGCGGCAGGGCGGTGCCGTCGCGCAGCAGGCCCACCATCGAGTTGATGGCGGCCTTGCCCACCTCGGCGCCGGAGATGAACAGCGACGCCTTGTTGCCGGTGTCCTGACCAGCGGCCCAGTCCTTGCAGGTGAGGTACGCGCCCAGGCCCACGCCGATGATGTTGGCCGGTGCCACACCGGAGTTCTGCAACGCGGTCACGACGCCGGTCTCGCTCTCGTCGTTGCAGCCCCAGACGACCCAGTTCTTCACGCCGGCGTTGGCGGTGATGATGGCGCCGGCCTTGTTCTGGGCATCCGTGGCGGAGTTGTCGGTACCGATGTCGACGACCTCGGGCATGTCAGACACGGCCTCACCGAACGACGCAGCGGCGCCCTCGACGCGCTGGGTGCACGCGGTGAGGTCCTGCTTGTACGCGGAGATGATGCGGGTGTCAGCGGCGGTCCAGCCGGCCTCGGCGTAGAGGCGGGCGGCCTCGCCACCGACGAGTTCGCCCATCGAGGTGCCGTCGAAGCCGGAGAACGGGGCCTCGGCGCCACTGGCGTCGGCGATGATGTCGTCCGACGCCATCAGCGGGATGCCGGCGGCCTTGGCGGCCTCGATCACCTGCGGGCCGATCTGCTGGTCGGGCACCACGATGACGATGCCGTCCACCTTCTGGGCGATTACGGAATCGAGCTCGCTGATGGCCTTGTTCGAGTCGGTGCCGAGGTTCACCACCTTGATGTCCACGTCGCCGAGCTCGGCTGCGGCGGCCTTGGCGCCGTCGGCCTGGTCGACGAAGTACTGCTGGTCGCCCTGCTTCTGCAGGTACGCGATGGTGAGCTTGCCGCTCTTGGGTCCGGCCGCGGCCGGGCCCTCGTTGGTCTCCATGCCCGACGAACAGGCGCTGAGCCCCACGATCGCGATCACCGCGACGGCAAGAGCGCCCATGCGGCGTCGCTGCCGGGTTGAGCTCCTACTGATTACGTTCATGCTGTGTTCCTTCTTCCCTAGGTTGCTCATCAGCGTCACTGCCGGTGAGGGGCGGCCGCCGAGGCGGCCGAAGCGGTTGAACTCGCGGTGAGTTCGCCCAATCTGGTGCGCAGGGTGTGCACGTAGGTGTCGTGCACGCTCTGGGGATCGTCGTGGAAGAGCAGCATCGCTGGCAGCGATGTCGCGAAGTAGTCGACGCGGGCGGGCGTCGCCGCAAGTTCGACGAGGTAGTCGTCGAATTCGCCAACGAGCGTAACCGCCGCACCGTGGTCGCCGAGACGGCGCAGGGCACGAATCGAGAACAGTGTCTGTTCGCTGAACCGGCGGGTGGTCATGTCGATGAAATCGCCGGTGGCGTGTGCGGCCGCGGTCCAGGCCGCGCGGGCGCCCTCGTCGTCGCCCGCGGCAAGCAGGGCCTCGCCGAGCAGCCAGTGCAGATCGGCCGAGTTGGCGAGCGGATGCCGCGCCTCGCCGAGCGATTCCGGCGGCGTGATCGCCGCGTGCACGTGCTCCAGCGCGGCGGCCGGGTCCCCGGTGGCGAGGGCCTGCTCGGCCAGGGCGGTGCAGGCGTTCTGCCAGGCCAGGAGCACCTGGCCTTCGCCGCCCTCCCAGGGCTGGAACACCCGGCCGAGCATGAGCTCGCGTGCCTCGCCGGCCCGGTCGACGGCGGTGAGCAGGCCGGCGTGCACGACGGTGAGGTCGTCGCGGCGGCCGGCCAGCTGCCGGTGTTCCTCGAGCCGGTCGAGCCGGTCGACCGGGGTGGCGCCGGTGCGGGCGAGTAGCTGGTCGTATTCGTAGAGCAGCTTGGCGTCCTGTGGGGCGTGGCCCACGGCGGTCTGGAAGTGCTCGAGGGCGGCGGCCGGGTCGCGCTGCACGTTGTAGGCGGCGATACCCAGGTTGCGGTGCACGAGCGCTGCGGTGGCGGCATCCGGAGCGTGCTCGGCGGCGGCCTGCCACACGGTGATGGCGTCGGTGTAGCGCTTCTTGTCGTAGTACCAGGAGCCCAGCAGCGCGGCGGCGCGGGCGTCGGTGCCGTCGGCGGCGAGGGCGGCCTCGAGCGCGGCCACGTCGGCGAGCCGGGAGGGCAGGCAGTGCCGGGCGTCGGCGGCACGGGCATCCTGCCGGGCGGCGGCGGCCTGGTCGGGGCGGCCGGCCGCGTCGAGCAGCCGGGCGCGGTGGTAGTGCGCGAGGGGGGCCACCTGCACCTGGCCGAGCGCGGTGTCGGTGGAGGCGCACACGGCGGTGGCCAGCAGCTCGATCGCGGTGTCGGTGTGCCCGGTCTCGGCGTACTCCAGGGCCACGTCGAGCAGGGTGGGTGCGTCGGTGGTGAGCTCGAGGCCGGCCAGGTGCCGGGTCCATTGGTCGAGTGGGTCGCGGGCCAGCTGTTCGGCGAGCACCCGGTCAGCTTCGGCGACGGCACCGCTGCCGCGCAGGGTGAGGGCGAGCAGCGCGTTGGCCTGCAGGTGTTCGGGGTTGTGGCGCAGCAGTTCGAGCAGCGCGGCGCGGCTGGCGGCGAGGTCGCCGGCGCGGGCGTGCAGCCGGGCCAGGGCGTGGCCGGCGGGCACCCGCCAGGCGTCGTTCCAGGTGGCCTTGGCCAGGTAGTCCTTCGCCTCGGCGTCGCGGCCCTGGTGCACGAGGGTGATGCCGAGCCGGTAGTGCGCCTCGCCGTCGGCGGGGTTGGGCACCCGGGCGAGCAGCCGGTCGATAGCGGTGCGCAGGTGCGTCTCGGCGTCGGCGTGCCGGCCGGCGCGTTCCCGCCGGGCGGCCAGGGCCACATTGCAGCGCACGTCGCCGGGGTCGCGGCGCAGGGCCTCTTCCCAGTACGGCTCGGGCGCGCGGGTGGCGTGCCGGTACTGGTCGAGGTACTGCCCGGTATAGAAGAGTTCGTCGATCGAGGCGATGCTCGCGGGGTCGGCCGGTTCGGTGGCCGGGGCGGGGGTCACGGTGTCCTCGGCGGGATCACGCGGGGTCCAGGTGACGAGCACGGTGTCGCCATCACGCACGGTGAGGGTGAGTTCGCTGGGGCGGTAGCCGCCGTCGCGGCTCAGCTCCTGCCGGTAGGCCTGGCCGGGGGCGAGATCGGCGGAGGCGGTGAAGACGACGCGGCCGCCGGCATCCGTCAGCTCGATGGTGGCGCCGGCGACGACCCGGGTGGCGGCCACGCCGATCACCACGGTGGTGCCAGCGTCCGCATCAGCGGTGACGTCGAGGCGCACGGCGGCGTCGCGGGAGGCCTGGTGGGCGGCGCCGATGCGGGTGATCGGGTACCAGAACTGGCTGAAGGTCTTGGTCTCGCCGGGGGCGATGAAGCTGAAGTCGGGCTGGTTGTCGGTGAACGCGCCGGCCATCAGCTCCACGTAGGGGCCGTCGCCGTCGGTGAGGTTGCGGTCCCAGGCCCAGCCGAACTCGGCGTTGCCCCAGGTCCACTGCTTCTTGCCCGGTGCCACGGTGTGGTCGGCCCAGTAGACGAAGCCGGCCTCGAGGCCGTGGTCGTAGCCGCCGAAGAAGTCGTCTTGGGTGGCCACGACCATATAAGAGGTAGGCACCGGGATGTTGCGGTACCAGTCGAGCCGGTCGCCGTCGGGGCGGTCGGCGGTGACCTGGGCGGGGTAGTCGACACCGTAGTAGTGGCCGTCGACGGCGGGGAAGGTGGCGACGGCGCGCTTGGCGTGGTCAGCGACGAACTCCACGTCGGTGGGGAAGAAGGACTGGTAGTCGTCGTTCACGGCGGCGGCCACGTTGGCCCACCAGAGGAAGGTCTGGGTGGCGTCGGTGCGGTTGTAGAGCCGCACGCGGGCCTCCACCACCGAGCTGTCGGGGCGCAGGCGGATGCCGTGCATGCCCTTCATCCGGTTCATCGGGTCGTGGTCGCTGCACCAGACAGTGATGGCGCCGTCGGTCTCGTGTTCGATCTCCCAGTCGGTGGGCAGGAACGTGCCGGGCCGGTGGTGCTGCGGCCAGTTGAACTCGACGCCGCCCGAGATCCACGGGCCGGCCAGGCCCACCAGGGCGGGCTTGATCACGTTGTTGCGGTAGAAGAAGTCGTAGTCGGCCACCTTGTCGTAGCCGATGTGGATGCGGCCGCCGAGCTGCGGCAGGATCACCAGGCGCACCCACTCGTTCTCGAGGTGGATGGCGTCCCAGGCGTACGGGCGCTTCTCCTGCTCGATGCGTTCGTGGAACGGCAGCGGGTAGACCTTGCCCGAGGAACCCTGGTAGACCCGGTTCTCCAGGAAGGCGGGGTAGTCCTCCGGTTCGACCGGGAGGTAGGTATCGATGATCAGGGGCTCGGACCAGGCCGCGACCTTGTCGCCGGCGAACTCCGCCGGAACCGGCGGAAGCTCAATCGTCGACTCCCCATCGGTGACCGAGGTTTCGCCGTCAATCGGCGGAATCACGCGGTCAGGCGTCGCGGGGAAGTCGTTCTCGGCTTTGAGCATGGTGCAACATTACGAGGCACTTTTGCGGATACGTAGGAGATTTATCCGGGCTTTCTGGACGAAACGCTGATTTTCCGTCACACTGAGCGGATGACGATCGCCGATGGTTTCCCAGGCCAGCGCATGCTCGTGCTCCCCCGCCCCCGGGTGCGGGAGGCCCTGCAGCAGCCCGGCACCTCCCACCTGGTGGTGACCGACTGCGGCTACTTTCCCGAGGCGCACTCGCACGGCCGGGTGCGCACCACCCCGATCTCGCAGGCGGTGATCATCGTCTGCGCCAAGGGCGGCGGATGGTGCGAAACCCCGGCCGGCCGGTTCCCGGTCACCGCCGGCCAGGTGATCATCCTCCCGCCGGGGCATCCGCACTCATACGGCTCGAACGAAGACACCCCGTGGACGCTGTGGTGGCTGCACGTGACCGGCCGCGACCTGCCGGAGTTTCTCACCGCCGCCGGCATGACCCCGGATGCGCCGATCCGCACCCCGTCGGACGTGTACCGGGTGGTGGCGCTGATTGCCGAGGTGCTGCAGTGGATGGAGCGCGACACCACCACCGCGAGCCTGCTCGCCGCTGCCGGCGCCGCCTGGCACCTGATGGCCCTGCTCGCCTCCGACCGCTCCACCGGCGACGGCCGCTATGCCGCCATCGACCGCGCCGCAGAATACCTGCGCACCCACATCGACGACCACGTGAGCGTCGCCGAGCTCGCCGCCATGTCGCGGCTGAGCGGCTCCCACTTCGCCGCCCTCTTCAAGAGCCGCATCGGCTACCCCGCCCTGCAATACCAAACCCAGCTCCGGATGGCCCGGGCCCGCGAACTCCTGGACACCACCGACCAGTCCATCGCCGCGGTTGCCGCCGCCACCGGCTACCCCGACAGCTTCTACTTCGCCCGCCAGTTCAAAAAGGTGCACGGGGTGACGCCGTTCGGGTATCGGGGACAGCGGAAGGGGTAAAAGCGGCGTGATCGGTCCAGGCCTCCGTCGCAAACGCCCTCAACTTTGAACCCGATGCGGTACGGTGCGGACCGCCACGATGCTGCCATACTCGCGACTATGCAACTTCCACTTTCACAGCGGCACGCGTTTCTGTCCTACATACACGAGGACAAAGTCCATGTTGACGAACTCCAGGAGGCGCTGGAGGCTGCTGGGATTCAGGTGTGGCGTGACACCCGTGACCTTTGGCCGGGAGAGGACTGGCAGGCGAAGATTCGTGCCGCGATAAAGTCCGACAGCATCGCTTTCATTGCCTGTTTTTCAGCTGCTGGCGAGACTCGCGAAAAGTCCTACCAATACGAGGAGCTGACACTAGCGGTCGATGAATATCGGCAGAGGCGTCCGAAAACATCGTGGCTCTTTACCGTCCGCTTTGACGACTGCGCCGTGCCAGAGTTCGACCTTGGAGGCGGAAGGACGCTCGACTCCACAATTCAACGTACGGACCTGTTCGGGCCGAACAAAACTGTCCAAACTGTTCGACTCTCGCAGGCGGTGGGGAGAGTGACGAACCCGCCATCGAGCCCCACGATCGCAACCGAGGCAGTAGCCGAAGCGAAGAAGGCAACTTCCGACGGGCGCTCCAGGGCAGAAGTGCTTAAACAACTGCTGCGGGATCCAGCTGCCGACATTGCTTTGGAAGATTTCATGTCCTCCATCGCAACAGAGATCAGGACTCGCCTGTCAAATGAAGACAACTACCCGAGCACCACTCCCGACGTAAATTGGGCCCCATTCGCCGACGTCTGGCTGGCCCAGCTTCGCAACTACGAAAAGGAGCTAGAGCCAGCACTTGACTTAGTCCGGCTTGCTGCCAGCTACGGGCAGGTTCAGCACAACCCCGCGTGGGAGCGCTTCATGCGCCAGTTCACCTCGCAGATTGTTCGTGGAAACGGGAATGCCGCACTAATAAACCTTCGCGCATACCCTGCCTTGGTCCTTTTGTACGTGTCTTCGATTGCGAGCACCTCTCGCGACAACTATGTGCCGATTCTTGGACTAGTCGTCACGCCAACCATTCGAGATCAGTACAACTCCAGGGAATCCATTCCGCTCGTTCAATACACGAATGTTCGATCGGTTGCGCAAGATGTGGAGCCGATTGCATCAGCTCTCGCCATGGCGGATGACGGTACAGAGGTCCTTCCAGCCCTTATCGAAGGTCTCGTCTCCAAAGCGGTGGGTGGGCGCCTCACCCCCATCTCAGATCATCTCCATACTTTGCTCCGTGACTTGTTCCGGGACGAGCTACCGGACCAACGTGACTATTCCGACGTTTTCGACCGGGCGGAGGTTCTCCTTGACGCATTGGTAGCGGATGCCGCAGCTCAACACGACCGTGCGACCGGGTGGGCCGGTGGCTACGGGAGGTACACCTGGAGACACAGGCACGTTGACATGCCAGTTGAGGCGCAGATGCTGGCAGATGTCATCAGTCAGGGCGAAGCATGGCGGCCAATCCTAGACGGCCTGTTTGGGGGCAGCGTTGAACGGGCGACGGCAGCTCTCGAGTCTGTTAAAACAACCGCCGCCCGGGTCCGAAGCCAACACTGGTGAGACACGGCGCTGACTGAATCGCAATTGAAGCCTTACTTGTGGGGCATGCGGATCCAGATTGGCTACAGACTCCGTTGGCGTCCCTTTGCCGTCGACATAATTCAACGAGGAACCACGACTCCAACTAAGTTGCCCAAGAGGAACGCCTGAGCCCCCAGTGCGATCGTGATGGTGCCCTCCCCTAGGGTGAAGGCATGTCCGATCACCGAAGCCAGCGTGTTGACGTCTCTAATTGGGAGGTTGTGAACACCGAGGCTGGTGGAGCCGACGCAAAGTCTTGGCTGAGCGACGACGAAGGCAGTCGGTGGCTGTATAAGCCCGTCACTATTAAGAACGGCAATCGGCAAGGGGAAGATTGGGCAGAGAAGGTCTCTTCGTTGCTCGGGCTCGGTCTGGGAGTACCGTGCGCACAAGTAGAACTAGCCGTTCGTGGTGGCGTCGAGGGATCGATTTCATTGAAGTTGACCCCCGAAGACTACGACATGCATCCCGGCTTTCTCGCCATGGAAGTCCACGGCGTGGTCGGCTACGTGCGCGGCAATACCCCAGGGCGCCCAGGGCACTCAATTAGAAACATCTTCGCCGTGCTCGAATCGTACGGCACACCACCCGGCAGCACGTTTCCCTCTCACTTTCAAGCAAAAGATGTGCTCTGCGGTTATCTACTTCTGGACGCGTGGATCGCCAACCGCGATCGCCATGACGAGAACTGGTCGATACTCCAGCCCAGGAAACCTGGAATGAGCTACAGACTCAGTGGCTCATATGACCATGCAGGGTCCCTTGGATTCAACCTGACCGACAAGAAACGAACTGGATACTCCTCCGGCGCTGCTGGCAACGTGCAAGACTGGGCCAAACGAGGAACAGCGTGGCGCTTTGAGCATGTTCTGGGCGCGCCGATCCAGTCGCTGACTGCTTTGGCCGCTGACGCCCTGTCCCTTGTCTCAAAAGAGACCAAAGACTTCTGGATCACGCGGCTGCACGAGATCGATCTCGAAAATACGAGAGCTGTGGTCGAGCAATGCGGTGGAATGTCAGACGCTGCGAGTACGTTTGCAATTGATCTACTGACTACCAACCTTGAGAGGCTTCGCGATGAGTGCATCTAGCATGGTCACCGACGTCACGGCCAACCAACCTAACGTCGAAGACGCCGGGCGCCGGCTCGTGGTGCTATGGCAGGACCCTGATTCGCGTGAAATCGAGCCCATCGGAATCCTCGCTCTCGAGAGTGCCGTCTACTCATTCGTCTACCTAGAACGGGTCAGCGACATTGCGTCGTTCCAGCCTCTATTCGGGTTTCCAGACATCCGGCGGCGCTACACGTCGGCCAACCTCTTCTCGCTGTTTGCCCAGCGCGCACTCGACCCCCAAAGAGCTGACTTCAGCAGACATGTCGAGCAGTTGGGCCTCCCGGCCGACACAACACCTTGGGAACAGATTGCGCGTTCTGGAGGCCGTCGCGAAGGAGACACTTTACAGTTCTTCCCCATGCCCGTTCGGGATGGTGAAGTGATTTCCTGCTCATTCCTCGTTAATGGAATTCGTCATCTTTGGGCCAAAGCAGTGACGGCCGATGGAATGGAGTTTCACCTGACTCAGTCCGAAGTTGAGGCAGCACTCGGAAGACTGCAGCCTGGGGACCCACTTTCGTTGCTCCCCGAGCCCACAAATACCTACCATTCATCGGCCTCCCTAGTGGTGGATGGATCGACGACGCCGCTCGGCTACCTTCCCCATGTTCTCTGTGAGGACATCGCTTTGCTCGGCGACGACGCTGTCGTCGCAGTGGAAGTTGAACGGGTAAACGGT
It includes:
- a CDS encoding AraC family transcriptional regulator; amino-acid sequence: MTIADGFPGQRMLVLPRPRVREALQQPGTSHLVVTDCGYFPEAHSHGRVRTTPISQAVIIVCAKGGGWCETPAGRFPVTAGQVIILPPGHPHSYGSNEDTPWTLWWLHVTGRDLPEFLTAAGMTPDAPIRTPSDVYRVVALIAEVLQWMERDTTTASLLAAAGAAWHLMALLASDRSTGDGRYAAIDRAAEYLRTHIDDHVSVAELAAMSRLSGSHFAALFKSRIGYPALQYQTQLRMARARELLDTTDQSIAAVAAATGYPDSFYFARQFKKVHGVTPFGYRGQRKG
- a CDS encoding toll/interleukin-1 receptor domain-containing protein; this translates as MQLPLSQRHAFLSYIHEDKVHVDELQEALEAAGIQVWRDTRDLWPGEDWQAKIRAAIKSDSIAFIACFSAAGETREKSYQYEELTLAVDEYRQRRPKTSWLFTVRFDDCAVPEFDLGGGRTLDSTIQRTDLFGPNKTVQTVRLSQAVGRVTNPPSSPTIATEAVAEAKKATSDGRSRAEVLKQLLRDPAADIALEDFMSSIATEIRTRLSNEDNYPSTTPDVNWAPFADVWLAQLRNYEKELEPALDLVRLAASYGQVQHNPAWERFMRQFTSQIVRGNGNAALINLRAYPALVLLYVSSIASTSRDNYVPILGLVVTPTIRDQYNSRESIPLVQYTNVRSVAQDVEPIASALAMADDGTEVLPALIEGLVSKAVGGRLTPISDHLHTLLRDLFRDELPDQRDYSDVFDRAEVLLDALVADAAAQHDRATGWAGGYGRYTWRHRHVDMPVEAQMLADVISQGEAWRPILDGLFGGSVERATAALESVKTTAARVRSQHW
- a CDS encoding substrate-binding domain-containing protein produces the protein MNVISRSSTRQRRRMGALAVAVIAIVGLSACSSGMETNEGPAAAGPKSGKLTIAYLQKQGDQQYFVDQADGAKAAAAELGDVDIKVVNLGTDSNKAISELDSVIAQKVDGIVIVVPDQQIGPQVIEAAKAAGIPLMASDDIIADASGAEAPFSGFDGTSMGELVGGEAARLYAEAGWTAADTRIISAYKQDLTACTQRVEGAAASFGEAVSDMPEVVDIGTDNSATDAQNKAGAIITANAGVKNWVVWGCNDESETGVVTALQNSGVAPANIIGVGLGAYLTCKDWAAGQDTGNKASLFISGAEVGKAAINSMVGLLRDGTALPPVSIANTEIVNADNWEEKGVVCT
- a CDS encoding HIRAN domain-containing protein, with protein sequence MVTDVTANQPNVEDAGRRLVVLWQDPDSREIEPIGILALESAVYSFVYLERVSDIASFQPLFGFPDIRRRYTSANLFSLFAQRALDPQRADFSRHVEQLGLPADTTPWEQIARSGGRREGDTLQFFPMPVRDGEVISCSFLVNGIRHLWAKAVTADGMEFHLTQSEVEAALGRLQPGDPLSLLPEPTNTYHSSASLVVDGSTTPLGYLPHVLCEDIALLGDDAVVAVEVERVNGPDAPWHIRLMARLTINADSDFSFFSGPSWRTAA
- a CDS encoding DUF5107 domain-containing protein, with amino-acid sequence MLKAENDFPATPDRVIPPIDGETSVTDGESTIELPPVPAEFAGDKVAAWSEPLIIDTYLPVEPEDYPAFLENRVYQGSSGKVYPLPFHERIEQEKRPYAWDAIHLENEWVRLVILPQLGGRIHIGYDKVADYDFFYRNNVIKPALVGLAGPWISGGVEFNWPQHHRPGTFLPTDWEIEHETDGAITVWCSDHDPMNRMKGMHGIRLRPDSSVVEARVRLYNRTDATQTFLWWANVAAAVNDDYQSFFPTDVEFVADHAKRAVATFPAVDGHYYGVDYPAQVTADRPDGDRLDWYRNIPVPTSYMVVATQDDFFGGYDHGLEAGFVYWADHTVAPGKKQWTWGNAEFGWAWDRNLTDGDGPYVELMAGAFTDNQPDFSFIAPGETKTFSQFWYPITRIGAAHQASRDAAVRLDVTADADAGTTVVIGVAATRVVAGATIELTDAGGRVVFTASADLAPGQAYRQELSRDGGYRPSELTLTVRDGDTVLVTWTPRDPAEDTVTPAPATEPADPASIASIDELFYTGQYLDQYRHATRAPEPYWEEALRRDPGDVRCNVALAARRERAGRHADAETHLRTAIDRLLARVPNPADGEAHYRLGITLVHQGRDAEAKDYLAKATWNDAWRVPAGHALARLHARAGDLAASRAALLELLRHNPEHLQANALLALTLRGSGAVAEADRVLAEQLARDPLDQWTRHLAGLELTTDAPTLLDVALEYAETGHTDTAIELLATAVCASTDTALGQVQVAPLAHYHRARLLDAAGRPDQAAAARQDARAADARHCLPSRLADVAALEAALAADGTDARAAALLGSWYYDKKRYTDAITVWQAAAEHAPDAATAALVHRNLGIAAYNVQRDPAAALEHFQTAVGHAPQDAKLLYEYDQLLARTGATPVDRLDRLEEHRQLAGRRDDLTVVHAGLLTAVDRAGEARELMLGRVFQPWEGGEGQVLLAWQNACTALAEQALATGDPAAALEHVHAAITPPESLGEARHPLANSADLHWLLGEALLAAGDDEGARAAWTAAAHATGDFIDMTTRRFSEQTLFSIRALRRLGDHGAAVTLVGEFDDYLVELAATPARVDYFATSLPAMLLFHDDPQSVHDTYVHTLRTRLGELTASSTASAASAAAPHRQ